The DNA sequence AATCGCGGCCGTCCCACCCTTCGCGATGGGGAACAGGCCGTCGAGGATGCGCTGCCCCGACACGAGCGGTTCGGTCGGGGTCTGCTTCTCCACGCTCGGCCGGGCCGAACGGACCGGCCACTCCTGGTGCATCGTGATCTCCTCGCCGCTCTCGAGGGTGACGACCGCCTCTTCGACGTTGAAGTCGCCCGCTTCCGCGGCTTCGACGACGCCGCCCTCGGAGCCGGGGGGCACCATGACCTTGTGGTCGATGCTCACCGTCTCCTCGACGACGCCGACGACGTCACCGGATTCGACCTCGTCACCGACCTCGACGGTGGGCTCGAAGGCCCACTCCTTCTCGAGGTCGATGCCGGGGGCGTCGACGCCGCGGTCGAGGAACGCACTGTTCATCTTGGATTCGAGGACGTCGAGGGGCCGCTGGACACCGTCGTAGATGGAGTCCAGCAGTCCCGGCCCCAGGTCGACCGTCAGCGGCTCGCCCGTGTTCTCGACGGGTTCGCCCGGGCCGACGCCGGAGGTCTCCTCGTACACCTGGATGGTCGTGATGTCGCCTTCGATCTCGATGACTTCGCCCATCAGCCCTTCGTCGCCCACGTAGACGACGTCGTTCATCCGGGCGTCGAGGTCGACGGCCTGTACGACCGGACCACTCACGCTCTCGATGATGCCGTCCTCTCGGACGTCCTGTGTTGCCTGACTCATGTGTTATTCGTCCATTAGGTCGATACCGATGGCTCGTTTGATCTGTTCGCGGAGGCCGCCCGCGCCGGCGCCGCCGCCGAGAGTGACGAGCACCGGTTCGATGCTCCCCTCGACGGCCTGTCGAGCCTGCCGGGACAGGTGGTCCATGTCGTCGTCGTGCATCACGATGATGCCGACCTCGTCGTCGTCGAGCGTCTCCATAACGGCCTCGTCGAGCGATTCGTCCTTCTCCTCGTCGGGGACGTTCCGGAACTTCCGGACGCCCGCGAGGCGAAAGCCCGTGGTGAAGTCGGGGCTGCCGACCACGGCAATCTCCTGACTCATAGTATCACCAGTTCCTCCTCGATCTGCTCGGGGGAGAGGCCGGCCTCGCGGGCTCGCGCGATGGCCCGGATGTTGTCGACCTCGCGCTCCTTCGCCAGGATGTACGAGATGACCGGGCTCACCGAGAGCGGGAAGACGTTCCCCAGGCTGGACGAGTACTCCAAGAGCGCCGTCTCCAGCGCCCGCTCGAACGCGATGAGGCTCTCGGCCTCCTCGAAGTCGTTGAGCGCGTCGGAGAGGTCGTCGCCGTACGTCGAGTCGCGGATACGCTGGACGAGTTCGTCGAGGTTCGACGCCAGCCCGCTCAGCTCCGCGCGGGTGAACAGCTGCCCGCCGTCGATGTAGTACTCCGCCGGGTCGATGTCCGCGCCGCTGCGGGCCAGCCGCAGGGCGTTTCGCGCGTTCCGGAAGTCGACCTCGGCCAGCAGGATGTCGCGATACTGCTGGGTCGCCTCGTCCCATCGGACCTCCGAGAGGAGGTTCTCGTAGAAGACGCGGTCGACGGCGTTCTCGAGGGGGACCAACACGCCCGCGGACTCGTACTCCTCGAACGCCGCCTCGAGCGCGGAGCCGAAGATGGTCCGGTCGAGGGTGTCGATGACCTCCTCGATGCTGGTCGCTTCCAGCAGCCGGTTGACGAGCCGTTCGTCGAACTCACCGGCGCGGATGAGGTCGGCTTCGACGTCCGCTCGCGAGGTGTCCGAGTAGATGCCGCGGATGACGGTCTTGACGTTCCACGCGTCGAACTTCCGCAGGTACCGCGCGATGAGGTCGTACAGCCGTCCGTTCGCCCAGTCGAGGATGTCGTCGAACTGCTTCGCGAGGTTGCGGTTCAGCGCGTACTCGACGAGGTCGACACCCGAGTGCCGCGCACCCAGGGCGTTGACCTCCTCTTCGTACGTCGACTCCTCCATGAACCGGGCGATTTCGGCCGTGCTCATCCGCACGAGTTTGCGGTAGTCCTCGTCCGCGAAGAGCGCGCTCCGACGGGCTCGAACACGGGCGTTGACGTACTCCGGATTCGAGCTGCCGGCTTTGCTCATTGGTCGAAAAGGATGCCGCTGACGTCCTTCAGGTTGTTCTCCCAGACGGTGTCGAGGAGCGAGTCGAAGGTGTTGTCCACCCGGACGCGCGACGTCTCCGCCTCGACGATGACGCCGCCGAGACAGTCGACGGCGTCGTCACCGAGCGAGAAGCCCTCGTAATCGGCGAGGATCTCCTCGAGCAGCGCTTCGTCCGCGGCGCGGCCGTGGACGACGACCTCCGCGTCGTCGAACTCCGCGGCCGACGCGTCGATCAGCGCTCGGGTGAGCTCCTCGCGCTTGTCGCCGGCGAGTTCGGCCAGCTCCGCTTCGACCTGCTCTCGCACGGTCTGCAAGGCGTCGCGGCGAGCCTCGAGGCGCTCCTGTTTGGCCTCGAGTTTGGCTGCCGAGAGCGCCTGTTCGCGCTCCTGGGCGATCGTCCGTTCGACCTCCCGTTCGCGCTCTTCGATGATCGCCTCGGCGTCGGCTTCCGCCTCGGAAACGATCTCGTCAGCGCGCTCTTCGCCCTCCGTACGAATCTCCTCGGCACGCGCGCGGGCTTCGTCTCGAATGTCCTCGACAACTGTGTCCAGACTCATTGGTAAAGGGAAAGGGGGTGCTTACCCGACCAGGAAGACGACGACGAGCGCGAGAATAACGAGCGTCTCCGGAAGGACTGTGAAGATGAGTCCCTGCACGAAGAGGTTCTCGTCCTCGGCGACCGCACCGACCGCGGCGGCACCGATACCACGCTCGGCGTAGCCCGCACCGAAGGCAGCCAGTCCGACTGCCAGTGCGGCAGCGGCCTGAGCGGGGATCGCGGGAGCGGATGAGCCTTCCTGCAGTACGACGTTCGCCAGCTGGGTTGCAGCGTCAATCATGGTTGTGTGGTATATCTCAGTGGTGTCCGTTTGGTCGTCTCCGAACGTTCGTGTGTGGAGGCAGGGTCATCATAAAGCTTCCCAAAAGACGTCGACAGCGCCCGATTCGGCTGAAAACGGAGTTACATCTGGTCGCGGGGCGAGCCCGCAGCGGGGGGCGAACAGGAGGGAACGGAGGTGCGTCAGTCGTCGGACGTGT is a window from the Salinigranum halophilum genome containing:
- a CDS encoding V-type ATP synthase subunit F → MSQEIAVVGSPDFTTGFRLAGVRKFRNVPDEEKDESLDEAVMETLDDDEVGIIVMHDDDMDHLSRQARQAVEGSIEPVLVTLGGGAGAGGLREQIKRAIGIDLMDE
- a CDS encoding V-type ATP synthase subunit C, with the translated sequence MSKAGSSNPEYVNARVRARRSALFADEDYRKLVRMSTAEIARFMEESTYEEEVNALGARHSGVDLVEYALNRNLAKQFDDILDWANGRLYDLIARYLRKFDAWNVKTVIRGIYSDTSRADVEADLIRAGEFDERLVNRLLEATSIEEVIDTLDRTIFGSALEAAFEEYESAGVLVPLENAVDRVFYENLLSEVRWDEATQQYRDILLAEVDFRNARNALRLARSGADIDPAEYYIDGGQLFTRAELSGLASNLDELVQRIRDSTYGDDLSDALNDFEEAESLIAFERALETALLEYSSSLGNVFPLSVSPVISYILAKEREVDNIRAIARAREAGLSPEQIEEELVIL
- a CDS encoding V-type ATP synthase subunit E, with translation MSLDTVVEDIRDEARARAEEIRTEGEERADEIVSEAEADAEAIIEEREREVERTIAQEREQALSAAKLEAKQERLEARRDALQTVREQVEAELAELAGDKREELTRALIDASAAEFDDAEVVVHGRAADEALLEEILADYEGFSLGDDAVDCLGGVIVEAETSRVRVDNTFDSLLDTVWENNLKDVSGILFDQ
- a CDS encoding F0F1 ATP synthase subunit C; this encodes MIDAATQLANVVLQEGSSAPAIPAQAAAALAVGLAAFGAGYAERGIGAAAVGAVAEDENLFVQGLIFTVLPETLVILALVVVFLVG